Proteins encoded by one window of Bacillus mycoides:
- a CDS encoding ERF family protein → MNKSETITELAKALVKFNSEVNKIAKDADNPFFKNNYATLDTIIDEIRPILSKHGLSIMQIPSGDGQNVTLKTLLLHESGEWLESDELTMKPVKNDPQAVGSCITYARRYSLAAFLSLNTGEDDDGNGATYGKGNKPNQKSNSGQAPNNQKKEDLPLPTNATEGAEIVLTFGKHEGKTLRTIFKENKGYLEWLVKNDKADDRIKTAINMMFQANQQSA, encoded by the coding sequence GTGAATAAAAGCGAAACGATTACTGAATTAGCTAAAGCGTTAGTGAAATTCAATTCAGAGGTTAACAAAATTGCTAAGGATGCAGACAATCCTTTCTTCAAAAACAATTACGCAACGCTAGACACAATTATAGACGAAATTAGACCAATCCTTTCTAAACACGGATTAAGCATCATGCAAATACCAAGCGGTGACGGTCAAAATGTAACGTTAAAAACACTTCTCTTGCACGAGAGTGGCGAATGGCTTGAGTCAGACGAACTAACAATGAAGCCAGTGAAGAACGATCCACAAGCAGTGGGAAGTTGCATTACTTACGCAAGAAGGTATTCATTAGCAGCATTCCTTAGCTTGAATACTGGTGAAGATGATGACGGAAACGGTGCTACTTACGGAAAAGGTAACAAACCTAATCAAAAGAGTAATAGTGGACAAGCTCCAAATAACCAAAAGAAAGAAGATTTGCCTTTACCAACCAATGCTACAGAAGGCGCAGAGATAGTTCTTACATTTGGTAAACATGAAGGGAAAACATTAAGAACAATATTTAAAGAGAATAAAGGCTACCTTGAATGGCTAGTAAAAAACGATAAGGCAGATGATCGGATAAAAACAGCTATAAATATGATGTTCCAAGCGAATCAACAATCAGCTTAA